The proteins below come from a single Miscanthus floridulus cultivar M001 chromosome 1, ASM1932011v1, whole genome shotgun sequence genomic window:
- the LOC136494723 gene encoding 2-oxoglutarate-dependent dioxygenase 11-like — MPDLHMHGHGRDRTRNQKPEKPQVGRHAEESTMADDDGSAGKLFGREKITDATVALFTESANKLPDDRFIRTKEVLAAGAVVGEDEMLELPVVDMASLVDPDSSASETAKLGSACREWGFFQLINHGVEEAAIQQMKESAAQFFSSPLESKNTVAVRDGFQGFGHHFNGGSSEKLDWAECLLLITQPVQDRNMDLWPETNPPTFRHALDRYSVETTNLARRLLGFMATDLGVSQAALLGAFFAGTGNEKGQSMSMHHYPPCRHPDKVLGIAPHTDTPALTFLLHVDHTPGLQVRRGGRWFPVRPLPGALVVNVGDVLDVLTNGAYVSVEHRVVPDAERGRTTVAMFHDACVQGLVAPLPELLLGGGDARAQARYRSIPKLDYLNGSVIALAQGRRFLDSLIKK, encoded by the exons ATGCCGGATCTCCACATGCATGGGCATGGACGGGATCGGACGCGTAACCAAAAACCTGAAAAA CCGCAGGTAGGCAGGCACgcagaagaatcaacaatggcGGATGACGATGGTAGTGCCGGCAAGCTCTTCGGCAGGGAAAAGATCACGGACGCCACCGTGGCCTTGTTCACCGAGTCCGCCAACAAGCTCCCTGACGACAGGTTCATCCGAACCAAGGAGGTCCTGGCAGCTGGTGCGGTCGTCGGTGAGGATGAGATGCTGGAGCTGCCGGTGGTCGACATGGCGAGCTTGGTCGATCCGGACTCGTCGGCGTCGGAGACGGCAAAGCTGGGCTCCGCGTGCAGAGAGTGGGGATTCTTTCAG CTCATAAACCATGGCGTGGAGGAAGCAGCGATACAGCAGATGAAGGAGAGCGCTGCACAGTTCTTCAGCTCGCCACTAGAGAGCAAGAACACGGTGGCCGTCCGAGATGGATTCCAAGGATTCGGTCACCACTTCAACGGGGGTTCCAGCGAGAAGCTGGACTGGGCGGAGTGCCTACTCCTCATCACGCAGCCAGTCCAAGATAGGAACATGGATTTGTGGCCGGAGACGAACCCACCCACGTTCAG GCATGCGCTTGACAGGTACTCCGTGGAGACAACAAATCTCGCAAGGCGCCTTCTGGGCTTCATGGCGACCGACCTCGGTGTCAGCCAAGCGGCGCTCCTAGGCGCCTTCTTCGCCGGGACCGGGAACGAGAAGGGGCAGAGCATGTCCATGCACCACTACCCTCCGTGCCGGCACCCGGACAAGGTGCTGGGCATCGCGCCGCACACCGACACCCCGGCCCTCACCTTCCTGCTGCACGTCGACCACACGCCGGGGCTCCAGGTCAGGAGGGGCGGCAGGTGGTTCCCCGTGCGGCCGCTGCCGGGCGCCCTCGTCGTCAACGTGGGCGACGTCCTCGACGTGCTCACCAACGGCGCCTACGTCAGCGTCGAGCACCGGGTGGTCCCGGACGCCGAGAGGGGCCGAACCACCGTCGCCATGTTCCATGATGCATGTGTCCAAGGTCTGGTGGCGCCGCTCCCGGAGCTCCTCCTCGGGGGAGGCGACGCACGGGCACAGGCACGCTACAGATCCATCCCAAAGCTCGACTACCTCAATGGCAGCGTCATAGCATTGGCCCAAGGGAGACGGTTTCTTGACAGCCTCATCAAAAAGTAA